One Lycium barbarum isolate Lr01 chromosome 5, ASM1917538v2, whole genome shotgun sequence genomic window carries:
- the LOC132640328 gene encoding phytochrome B-like isoform X1: MASGSSGTKNADEQKNQAQFSGTSNTNNASISKAVAQYTTDARLHAAFEQSGESGKSFDYSQSVRNTTDIVPEHQITAYLTKMQRGGHIQPFGCTIAVNETNFRVIAYSENARELLDKMPQSVPSLDKPGFLTIGTDVRSLFSPSSSVLLEGAFGAREITLLNPIWIHSRNSGKPFYAILHRIDVGIVIDLEPARTEDPALSIAGAVQSQKLAVRAISLLQSLPGGDIELLCDTVVKSVRELTGYDRVMVYKFHDDEHGEVVAESKRSDLEPYMGLHYPATDIPQASRFLFKQNRVRMIVDCTATPVKVIQDESLKQPLCLVGSTLRAPHGCHPQYMVNMGNVASLTLAVIINGNDDEVAGGRSTMRLWGLVVGHHTSARCIPFPLRYACEFLMQAFGLQLNMELQLASQLAEKHVLKTQTLLCDMLLRDSPTGIVMQSPSIVDLVKCDGAALFYQGRYYPMGVTPSENQIKGIVEWLLTYHLDSTGLSTDSLADAGYPEAASLGAAVCGMAVAYVTSKDFLFWFRSHTASEIKWGGAKHHPEDKDDWQKMHPRSSFKAFLEVVKSRSLPWENAEMDAIHSLQLILRDSFKDADQASNSKAIVHAQLREEGLQGVDELRSVAREMVRLVETATAPIFAIDVEGRINGWNAKVAELTELSVEEAMGKSLVHDLLHEESQRTAENLLFKALRGEEDKNIEIKLRTFGAEQLKKAVFVVVNACSSKDYTNNIVGVCFVGQDITAQKVVMDKFVRIQGDYKAIVHSPNPLIPPIFVSDENTYCFEWNTAMEKLSGWNREEVIGKMLVGEIFGSFCRLKGPDTMTKFMIMLHKAIGGQETEKFPFSFSDRNGNFVQALLTANKRVSMDGKIIGAFCFLQNASPELQQALMRRQQEKTSIFGMKELSYICREIKNPLNGIRFTNSLLEATDLTENQKQFLETSDACERQMSKIIRDVDLDNIEDGSLELEKGEFLLASVIDAVVSQVMLLLRERGVQLIRDIPEEIKTLRVYGDQVRIQQVFADFLHTMASYAPSPEGWVEVHLRPSMKQISDGVTIVHIEFRIVCPGEGLPPELIQDMFHNSQWVTQAGLGLSMCRKILKLMNGEVQYIRQSERCFFLIILELPLSQRDSMNVG, translated from the exons ATGGCTTCTGGAAGTAGTGGAACAAAAAATGCTGATGAGCAAAAAAACCAAGCACAATTTTCAGGTACAAGTAATACTAATAATGCATCAATAAGCAAAGCAGTAGCACAATATACTACTGATGCTAGACTACATGCTGCATTTGAACAATCAGGTGAATCAGGAAAATCCTTTGATTATTCGCAATCTGTTAGAAACACTACAGATATTGTGCCTGAGCATCAAATTACTGCTTACTTAACTAAAATGCAAAGAGGTGGTCATATTCAACCTTTTGGTTGTACAATAGCTGTAAATGAAACGAATTTTCGGGTTATTGCTTATAGCGAAAATGCACGCGAGTTGCTTGATAAAATGCCGCAATCAGTTCCAAGTCTTGATAAGCCTGGTTTTTTAACAATTGGAACTGATGTTAGGAGTCTTTTTAGTCCTTCAAGTAGTGTTTTGCTTGAAGGAGCATTCGGGGCACGTGAGATCACGTTGTTGAATCCGATTTGGATACATTCGAGGAATTCAGGGAAGCCCTTTTACGCGATTTTACATaggattgatgttggtattgtgattgatttAGAGCCTGCTAGAACGGAGGACCCTGCATTGTCTATTGCTGGAGCTGTGCAATCGCAGAAACTAGCCGTGAGGGCTATTTCGCTTTTGCAATCGTTACCTGGTGGAGATATTGAGCTTTTGTGTGATACTGTTGTTAAGAGTGTGAGGGAGCTTACGGGGTATGATCGCGTTATGGTGTATAAGTTTCATGATGATGAGCATGGGGAAGTTGTCGCGGAGAGTAAAAGATCTGATTTAGAGCCTTATATGGGTTTGCATTATCCGGCTACTGATATTCCACAAGCATCAAGATTCTTGTTTAAGCAGAATAGGGTTAGAATGATTGTTGACTGTACTGCCACACCTGTGAAGGTTATTCAGGATGAATCGCTTAAGCAGCCTTTATGTTTAGTTGGTTCAACACTTAGGGCTCCTCATGGTTGCCACCCTCAGTATATGGTTAATATGGGAAATGTTGCGTCGTTAACACTGGCTGTTATTAtaaatggtaatgatgatgaagTTGCTGGAGGGAGAAGTACAATGAGATTATGGGGCTTGGTAGTTGGACACCACACTTCTGCTCGGTGTATTCCTTTCCCCCTTCGTTATGCCTGTGAATTCCTCATGCAGGCCTTTGGGCTCCAACTAAACATGGAATTACAATTGGCATCGCAGTTGGCTGAAAAGCATGTGTTGAAGACACAGACATTGTTGTGTGATATGCTTCTCCGAGATTCACCTACGGGGATTGTTATGCAGAGCCCCAGTATTGTTGACCTTGTGAAATGCGATGGGGCCGCTTTGTTCTACCAGGGGAGGTACTATCCTATGGGTGTTACACCTTCTGAAAACCAGATAAAGGGCATTGTGGAGTGGCTATTGACTTATCATTTGGACTCAACAGGTTTAAGCACTGACAGTTTGGCTGATGCAGGGTATCCTGAGGCAGCTTCTCTTGGTGCTGCCGTTTGTGGGATGGCTGTTGCTTATGTAACTTCGAAAGATTTCCTGTTTTGGTTCCGTTCACACACTGCGAGCGAGATAAAATGGGGTGGTGCAAAGCATCATCCAGAAGATAAAGACGATTGGCAGAAAATGCATCCGCGTTCTTCGTTTAAGGCatttttggaagttgttaagagcCGGAGTTTGCCATGGGAGAATGCAGAAATGGATGCAATTCACTCTTTGCAGCTTATTCTACGTGATTCATTCAAGGATGCTGATCAGGCAAGTAATTCTAAAGCTATTGTGCATGCTCAGCTTCGGGAAGAGGGGTTGCAAGGGGTGGATGAACTGAGGTCTGTTGCCAGAGAAATGGTTAGATTGGTAGAAACTGCTACAGCACCCATATTTGCTATTGATGTTGAAGGTCGCATAAATGGGTGGAATGCTAAAGTTGCAGAGTTGACAGAGTTGTCAGTTGAGGAAGCAATGGGGAAGTCGTTGGTTCACGATCTTCTCCACGAAGAGTCACAGAGAACTGCTGAGAACCTTCTCTTCAAAGCTTTACGAG GTGAAGAAGATAAGAACATAGAAATAAAGTTAAGGACATTTGGAGCTGAGCAACTGAAGAAGGCTGTTTTTGTGGTGGTCAATGCTTGCTCTAGCAAAGACTACACAAATAACATTGTTGGTGTCTGCTTCGTTGGGCAGGATATTACAGCCCAAAAAGTTGTGATGGACAAATTTGTTCGCATACAAGGTGATTACAAGGCCATAGTGCACAGCCCTAATCCTCTGATCCCGCCCATTTTTGTATCAGATGAGAACACTTATTGCTTTGAGTGGAACACCGCGATGGAAAAACTTAGTGGTTGGAACAGAGAAGAAGTCATTGGAAAAATGTTAGTTGGTGAAATTTTTGGCAGTTTCTGTCGGCTCAAGGGCCCCGACACCATGACGAAATTCATGATCATGTTGCATAAGGCAATTGGAGGCCAGGAGACAGAGAAGTTTCCTTTTTCCTTCTCTGACCGAAATGGAAATTTCGTTCAAGCTCTTTTGACTGCAAACAAGAGAGTCAGTATGGATGGAAAAATTATTGGGGCCTTTTGTTTTTTGCAGAATGCAAGTCCTGAATTGCAGCAAGCTCTAATGCGGAGACAACAAGAAAAGACGAGTATTTTTGGGATGAAAGAGTTGTCTTACATTTGTCGGGAAATAAAGAATCCTCTGAATGGTATACGCTTTACAAATTCATTATTGGAGGCCACAGATTTGACAGAAAACCAGAAGCAGTTTCTGGAAACAAGTGATGCTTGTGAGAGGCAGATGTCTAAGATCATAAGGGATGTTGATCTGGACAACATTGAGGATGG TTCACTGGAGCTTGAGAAAGGAGAATTTTTACTTGCGAGTGTGATAGATGCTGTTGTTAGCCAAGTGATGTTATTGTTAAGGGAAAGAGGAGTACAGCTTATCCGGGATATTCCAGAGGAAATCAAGACACTGAGAGTCTATGGCGATCAAGTCAGAATTCAACAGGTCTTTGCTGATTTTTTGCATACTATGGCAAGCTATG
- the LOC132640328 gene encoding phytochrome B-like isoform X2 — MASGSSGTKNADEQKNQAQFSGTSNTNNASISKAVAQYTTDARLHAAFEQSGESGKSFDYSQSVRNTTDIVPEHQITAYLTKMQRGGHIQPFGCTIAVNETNFRVIAYSENARELLDKMPQSVPSLDKPGFLTIGTDVRSLFSPSSSVLLEGAFGAREITLLNPIWIHSRNSGKPFYAILHRIDVGIVIDLEPARTEDPALSIAGAVQSQKLAVRAISLLQSLPGGDIELLCDTVVKSVRELTGYDRVMVYKFHDDEHGEVVAESKRSDLEPYMGLHYPATDIPQASRFLFKQNRVRMIVDCTATPVKVIQDESLKQPLCLVGSTLRAPHGCHPQYMVNMGNVASLTLAVIINGNDDEVAGGRSTMRLWGLVVGHHTSARCIPFPLRYACEFLMQAFGLQLNMELQLASQLAEKHVLKTQTLLCDMLLRDSPTGIVMQSPSIVDLVKCDGAALFYQGRYYPMGVTPSENQIKGIVEWLLTYHLDSTGLSTDSLADAGYPEAASLGAAVCGMAVAYVTSKDFLFWFRSHTASEIKWGGAKHHPEDKDDWQKMHPRSSFKAFLEVVKSRSLPWENAEMDAIHSLQLILRDSFKDADQASNSKAIVHAQLREEGLQGVDELRSVAREMVRLVETATAPIFAIDVEGRINGWNAKVAELTELSVEEAMGKSLVHDLLHEESQRTAENLLFKALRGEEDKNIEIKLRTFGAEQLKKAVFVVVNACSSKDYTNNIVGVCFVGQDITAQKVVMDKFVRIQGDYKAIVHSPNPLIPPIFVSDENTYCFEWNTAMEKLSGWNREEVIGKMLVGEIFGSFCRLKGPDTMTKFMIMLHKAIGGQETEKFPFSFSDRNGNFVQALLTANKRVSMDGKIIGAFCFLQNASPELQQALMRRQQEKTSIFGMKELSYICREIKNPLNGIRFTNSLLEATDLTENQKQFLETSDACERQMSKIIRDVDLDNIEDGSLELEKGEFLLASVIDAVVSQVMLLLRERGVQLIRDIPEEIKTLRVYGDQVRIQQVFADFLHTMASYAPSPEGWVEVHLRPSMKQISDGVTIVHIEFRSAIWVAPRCF, encoded by the exons ATGGCTTCTGGAAGTAGTGGAACAAAAAATGCTGATGAGCAAAAAAACCAAGCACAATTTTCAGGTACAAGTAATACTAATAATGCATCAATAAGCAAAGCAGTAGCACAATATACTACTGATGCTAGACTACATGCTGCATTTGAACAATCAGGTGAATCAGGAAAATCCTTTGATTATTCGCAATCTGTTAGAAACACTACAGATATTGTGCCTGAGCATCAAATTACTGCTTACTTAACTAAAATGCAAAGAGGTGGTCATATTCAACCTTTTGGTTGTACAATAGCTGTAAATGAAACGAATTTTCGGGTTATTGCTTATAGCGAAAATGCACGCGAGTTGCTTGATAAAATGCCGCAATCAGTTCCAAGTCTTGATAAGCCTGGTTTTTTAACAATTGGAACTGATGTTAGGAGTCTTTTTAGTCCTTCAAGTAGTGTTTTGCTTGAAGGAGCATTCGGGGCACGTGAGATCACGTTGTTGAATCCGATTTGGATACATTCGAGGAATTCAGGGAAGCCCTTTTACGCGATTTTACATaggattgatgttggtattgtgattgatttAGAGCCTGCTAGAACGGAGGACCCTGCATTGTCTATTGCTGGAGCTGTGCAATCGCAGAAACTAGCCGTGAGGGCTATTTCGCTTTTGCAATCGTTACCTGGTGGAGATATTGAGCTTTTGTGTGATACTGTTGTTAAGAGTGTGAGGGAGCTTACGGGGTATGATCGCGTTATGGTGTATAAGTTTCATGATGATGAGCATGGGGAAGTTGTCGCGGAGAGTAAAAGATCTGATTTAGAGCCTTATATGGGTTTGCATTATCCGGCTACTGATATTCCACAAGCATCAAGATTCTTGTTTAAGCAGAATAGGGTTAGAATGATTGTTGACTGTACTGCCACACCTGTGAAGGTTATTCAGGATGAATCGCTTAAGCAGCCTTTATGTTTAGTTGGTTCAACACTTAGGGCTCCTCATGGTTGCCACCCTCAGTATATGGTTAATATGGGAAATGTTGCGTCGTTAACACTGGCTGTTATTAtaaatggtaatgatgatgaagTTGCTGGAGGGAGAAGTACAATGAGATTATGGGGCTTGGTAGTTGGACACCACACTTCTGCTCGGTGTATTCCTTTCCCCCTTCGTTATGCCTGTGAATTCCTCATGCAGGCCTTTGGGCTCCAACTAAACATGGAATTACAATTGGCATCGCAGTTGGCTGAAAAGCATGTGTTGAAGACACAGACATTGTTGTGTGATATGCTTCTCCGAGATTCACCTACGGGGATTGTTATGCAGAGCCCCAGTATTGTTGACCTTGTGAAATGCGATGGGGCCGCTTTGTTCTACCAGGGGAGGTACTATCCTATGGGTGTTACACCTTCTGAAAACCAGATAAAGGGCATTGTGGAGTGGCTATTGACTTATCATTTGGACTCAACAGGTTTAAGCACTGACAGTTTGGCTGATGCAGGGTATCCTGAGGCAGCTTCTCTTGGTGCTGCCGTTTGTGGGATGGCTGTTGCTTATGTAACTTCGAAAGATTTCCTGTTTTGGTTCCGTTCACACACTGCGAGCGAGATAAAATGGGGTGGTGCAAAGCATCATCCAGAAGATAAAGACGATTGGCAGAAAATGCATCCGCGTTCTTCGTTTAAGGCatttttggaagttgttaagagcCGGAGTTTGCCATGGGAGAATGCAGAAATGGATGCAATTCACTCTTTGCAGCTTATTCTACGTGATTCATTCAAGGATGCTGATCAGGCAAGTAATTCTAAAGCTATTGTGCATGCTCAGCTTCGGGAAGAGGGGTTGCAAGGGGTGGATGAACTGAGGTCTGTTGCCAGAGAAATGGTTAGATTGGTAGAAACTGCTACAGCACCCATATTTGCTATTGATGTTGAAGGTCGCATAAATGGGTGGAATGCTAAAGTTGCAGAGTTGACAGAGTTGTCAGTTGAGGAAGCAATGGGGAAGTCGTTGGTTCACGATCTTCTCCACGAAGAGTCACAGAGAACTGCTGAGAACCTTCTCTTCAAAGCTTTACGAG GTGAAGAAGATAAGAACATAGAAATAAAGTTAAGGACATTTGGAGCTGAGCAACTGAAGAAGGCTGTTTTTGTGGTGGTCAATGCTTGCTCTAGCAAAGACTACACAAATAACATTGTTGGTGTCTGCTTCGTTGGGCAGGATATTACAGCCCAAAAAGTTGTGATGGACAAATTTGTTCGCATACAAGGTGATTACAAGGCCATAGTGCACAGCCCTAATCCTCTGATCCCGCCCATTTTTGTATCAGATGAGAACACTTATTGCTTTGAGTGGAACACCGCGATGGAAAAACTTAGTGGTTGGAACAGAGAAGAAGTCATTGGAAAAATGTTAGTTGGTGAAATTTTTGGCAGTTTCTGTCGGCTCAAGGGCCCCGACACCATGACGAAATTCATGATCATGTTGCATAAGGCAATTGGAGGCCAGGAGACAGAGAAGTTTCCTTTTTCCTTCTCTGACCGAAATGGAAATTTCGTTCAAGCTCTTTTGACTGCAAACAAGAGAGTCAGTATGGATGGAAAAATTATTGGGGCCTTTTGTTTTTTGCAGAATGCAAGTCCTGAATTGCAGCAAGCTCTAATGCGGAGACAACAAGAAAAGACGAGTATTTTTGGGATGAAAGAGTTGTCTTACATTTGTCGGGAAATAAAGAATCCTCTGAATGGTATACGCTTTACAAATTCATTATTGGAGGCCACAGATTTGACAGAAAACCAGAAGCAGTTTCTGGAAACAAGTGATGCTTGTGAGAGGCAGATGTCTAAGATCATAAGGGATGTTGATCTGGACAACATTGAGGATGG TTCACTGGAGCTTGAGAAAGGAGAATTTTTACTTGCGAGTGTGATAGATGCTGTTGTTAGCCAAGTGATGTTATTGTTAAGGGAAAGAGGAGTACAGCTTATCCGGGATATTCCAGAGGAAATCAAGACACTGAGAGTCTATGGCGATCAAGTCAGAATTCAACAGGTCTTTGCTGATTTTTTGCATACTATGGCAAGCTATG